The DNA window ACTAAAGAAGCTCCTGACGGACTACCAAATCAACCTGATTACCGACGACCTTCGGGTCGAGGGCTCGCTTCTTTGTGTCGATTTTCATGGAGAGCTCGGCGCCGTGCAGAAACGCGCGGCGAAGGCGCTGGAAGCGACCGATATCGGGGTGCTCGTCGCTCCTCCAGCTTCGGGAAAGACGGTGATCGCCGCCCATCTCATCGCCAAGCGACGTCGAAACACACTGGTGCTCGTTCACCGAACGCCGCTCCTGGAACAATGGATCGCCCAGCTCTCGACGTTTCTGGACTTGCCGCCCAAGGAAATCGGACGGATCGGGAGCGGGTCTCGCAGGGCCAACGGCAGTCTGGACGTGGCCATGATCCAGAGCCTGTCCCGGCGCGGTGACGTCGATGAGATCGTCCCCCGGTACGGGCACGTGATCGTGGACGAGTGCCACCACGTCCCGGCGGTATCCTTCGAGCGCGTCATGCGGGAGGTCAAGGCACGCTACGTGCTGGGCTTGACCGCGACTCCCAATCGCCGCGACGGCCTTCAACCGATCCTTCAGCTTCAGCTGGGTCCGGTTCGCTTCGCCGTCTCGAGCCAGGTCGAAGCGAATGACCGACCCTTCGAGCGGAGCCTTGTGGTGCGCGAGACGACGTTCCGGCTTCGTCAGGGTACCTCGAATGCGACGATCCAGGACATCTACCGAGAGCTCGCCGAGGACGACACCCGCAACCGACTCATTCTGGACGACGTCGCCGCGGCGTTGCGAGAAGGACGCTCTCCAATCGTTCTCACGGAGAGGAGAGATCATCTCGACCTCCTCGAACGTGAGCTCGCAGGCGAAGCGCCGAACCGCGTCATCCTGCGGGGCGGAATGACACCCAAAGCGCGACGCGAAGCGATGGAAAGGCTCGCGGCTCTCCCGAAGAGCGCGCCTCGGCTCGTTCTGGCCACGGGCCGATTCATCGGCGAAGGTTTCGACGACGCGCGACTCGATACCCTATTCTTGACGCTTCCCGTGTCCTGGCGAGGAACGCTGGTCCAGTACGCGGGCCGCCTCCACCGTCGGGCCCATGGCAAGACCGAGGTTCGCATCGTCGACTATGTGGACCGACACGTCCCCATGCTCGCCCGCATGTTCGAGAAGCGCCGTCGCGGCTACAAAGCGATGGGGTATACGCTCGAAACGGACGCGCCGTCGTTCAGAGACACTTCTTCGGTAGCGGAGCAGCTGGGCGTGCTGCGGGAATTACCCAACGAGCCCTAATCGTTGCACTCGGGCGGAGAGTGTCAGGGCGAGACCGACCCAAGTGCTTCCAGCATGTTCACCCACGTGTGGAAATGAGGACATTTCTCTCGCATTCGGTCCAACCCGATGCGCGTTGATGCGATGGCTCCGTGAAAAGTCTTCTGAAAATGCCGCGCGATGTCGATGATCCGTTTCGATGGCGTCGTGTCCGGATGATCATCAATCGCTTCCGGTTCACCACATTCATCCACAGCGGACTGGAGCTTGGTCGACAGAGACGGGTTTTCCAGTACGGAAGCAAGCCTGTCGGGATCGCTGAAGAGCAGCGCCTCGAATTCGTGTAACTGGATGTAGGGCAGAAATCGTTTCGCATCGAATGAGAATCCCAATTGCTTCGCCACGTCCTCGAGTAGAGCCTTCTCGACCAGCTTGACGCCGTCTCTGGGTTGCCGCTTTTTTGCCTTGGAAAGCTCCGGCCAGTCTGACGGGAGACCGTAGTAGTCGAACATGGTCGTGCAGAAACGGCGGGAATCCTCCTTGAGCGCAGTGATGAAGTCCTGGCGCACGGCCGCATATCGGCGGACGCCGCCCTTATGTCCCGGCTTTCCGATGAGCGCCGCCGTGAGGAATACTCCCGCGTGCCGAGATAGGGTGCGAGAACGTCTCTGAGGAATGTTTGCTCGGTCTGGCCCTCGACGAGTGCCAGAACCCTACTCATGCACGGGTCCTCCCTCGACGACGTTCTTCTCCCAGAGCTCGCCGAGCGAGTACTGCTTCAGCCATTCCGTGAGCCCGTGCGAATCCAGCCTCCGGAAGGTGGACGCCCCTTCGTCGCGGTCTACGACGACAACGTCCTCCGGCTCGAAGTGATCGATAAGCGTTGCGGATTGAGTGGAGACGATCACTTGCCTTTGCGTCGCGGCCTGCTGCAGTAAACCTGCCAGGACGCCCAGCGCGTAGGGATGAAGACCCAGCTCAGGCTCATCGAATAGCATCGTCGCCGGCGGACTTGGTTGGAGAAGCGCCGTCGCCATGCAGAGGAATCGCAGGGTTCCGTCGGATAGCTGGGACGGATGAAACGGATAGTCACTGCCGCGCTGAGACCACTCGAGCTGCACGACCGTGTCGCCCGCCAGCTCCTCGGGACGTAGTTTGAAATCGTCGAAGAAAGGGGCAACGAGCCGTACCGATTCCTGAATGAGCTGGTACTTCTGAGGGTATCGTTTTTTCGTGTGGAGCAAGAAGGCGGCAAGATTCGCCGCATCGGGACGCAGCTTCTCGTAGTCCCGAGTCGTCCCTTTCCGCCTGACCGCTGCCGATTCGCTCGTGTCGTGGAAGTGGTACACGGTCCACGACTCGACTGATTCGAACACGTGATATGGGATACCGCGCTCAGCCGTGACGCCGGGAGCATCCTTCAAATCCTTCAACCTCGATTCGAAGTGCCCTCGTCCCAATAATCGCTGCGTGGGACCATAATCGCCGGAAAAGAACACGTGTTCGTCGGAGAATACGAGTCGATTGTCCGCGGTCGGCTCCAGCGAAAACTGATAGCCATTGAGCCCGAAGTGAAGCTCGACCTCGATTTTCTTGGTGGTCTTGGGGCCGAGATAGAGCTGGATATCGGCGCCACCCGCCTTTTTAACCGTTAACTCCAGTTCCTGCATCACGATCGCACGAAGGAGCGTGAAGAGGCTCACGAAATTGCTCTTTCCGGCTCCATTGGCGCCAATGAGGACGTTCAGTCTACGGAGCTCAAACTGCTCGAGCGAACGGATGGACTTGAACCCTCGGACCGTGAGTCTATCGAGAGAATGCGCCATGAGCTTTTCCTAGAGTATACGTCCTCGAGCTCCACGGGAACTATCTCCGCTTGGCCAGAATCGAGGTGAGCTCTTTCACCATGAGCAGGCGGGGACGACGTCCGTGCACCACGCGATGGAGTTCGAGCACAGGGGAACAAGCTCCCCGCGGCCCTACGTGTGCTCGGCGTGCCGGGATAAGCTCACAACCAATGATCGCGCTGTTCTAGACCACCTTTCCAGCTTGCTCCCGCACTACGACATCAAGGGCGTGCTGGGAAAGGGCAGCATGGGTGCCGTCTATCTCGCTCGTCGCTTGTCAGATCGGCGCGACGTTGCCATCAAGGTGTTTAGCTCCCAAAGTTAAAGAGCCACGGCTTCGAGGTCGTATAGCTGAGGCTCGACCAGCCTTGGCGGCCGACGTAATTGCGGGCGTCACTCACTGGCAGCGATGGCTTTGAGCTTGGCGCACATCCTGCTGAATGACGGGCAACGCCTCTGGCAGTCCAGCAAATCCATTCGTGCTGTCAGGCGGACCTGATCCACGGTTTCACTATACTTCGCGCCGCGAAAGCGGTCCTTGATCCAAGCCTTACCCGCTCTTTGCGCTTCGGGGTCTTCCGGCACAGGCGCATTGCCCAAATCGAGGAACTCTTCGAGGGATGTCGCCGCACCTGCGAACCACGTTTCGTACTCAGGCTGTGCGATGCAAACCTCAGCGTTGACATGCGTCGACGAACGTGCACGCTCGATCAGTCGCGACCCAAGTTCCGCAGGACAGTCCTCATCTGCATCCACGAGGACTAGGATGAGACTCTGGACGCGCTCCGTTTGTTGCTGCGTGAGTTTCGCCGTAGCAAGCCTGACAGCACGCTCTAGCCCCTGCTCTCGAATAAGCTTCGATTTTGGCTGCCGAATTGGGGAGAGCACGTCGACGTAATCGCCTTGCACGACCTCAGTCCAGATTCGTTGGATCAAGGTTCGGACGGCGGCCACTTCGCCGTGGCCTTCGACGATCGGCGCGACCCGGAGGGTCCGTTGCACCGCGTCCTAGG is part of the Vicinamibacteria bacterium genome and encodes:
- a CDS encoding DUF4276 family protein, whose protein sequence is MPQRRSRTLSRHAGVFLTAALIGKPGHKGGVRRYAAVRQDFITALKEDSRRFCTTMFDYYGLPSDWPELSKAKKRQPRDGVKLVEKALLEDVAKQLGFSFDAKRFLPYIQLHEFEALLFSDPDRLASVLENPSLSTKLQSAVDECGEPEAIDDHPDTTPSKRIIDIARHFQKTFHGAIASTRIGLDRMREKCPHFHTWVNMLEALGSVSP
- a CDS encoding DEAD/DEAH box helicase yields the protein LKKLLTDYQINLITDDLRVEGSLLCVDFHGELGAVQKRAAKALEATDIGVLVAPPASGKTVIAAHLIAKRRRNTLVLVHRTPLLEQWIAQLSTFLDLPPKEIGRIGSGSRRANGSLDVAMIQSLSRRGDVDEIVPRYGHVIVDECHHVPAVSFERVMREVKARYVLGLTATPNRRDGLQPILQLQLGPVRFAVSSQVEANDRPFERSLVVRETTFRLRQGTSNATIQDIYRELAEDDTRNRLILDDVAAALREGRSPIVLTERRDHLDLLERELAGEAPNRVILRGGMTPKARREAMERLAALPKSAPRLVLATGRFIGEGFDDARLDTLFLTLPVSWRGTLVQYAGRLHRRAHGKTEVRIVDYVDRHVPMLARMFEKRRRGYKAMGYTLETDAPSFRDTSSVAEQLGVLRELPNEP
- a CDS encoding DUF4276 family protein, whose translation is MQRTLRVAPIVEGHGEVAAVRTLIQRIWTEVVQGDYVDVLSPIRQPKSKLIREQGLERAVRLATAKLTQQQTERVQSLILVLVDADEDCPAELGSRLIERARSSTHVNAEVCIAQPEYETWFAGAATSLEEFLDLGNAPVPEDPEAQRAGKAWIKDRFRGAKYSETVDQVRLTARMDLLDCQRRCPSFSRMCAKLKAIAASE
- a CDS encoding AAA family ATPase, coding for MAHSLDRLTVRGFKSIRSLEQFELRRLNVLIGANGAGKSNFVSLFTLLRAIVMQELELTVKKAGGADIQLYLGPKTTKKIEVELHFGLNGYQFSLEPTADNRLVFSDEHVFFSGDYGPTQRLLGRGHFESRLKDLKDAPGVTAERGIPYHVFESVESWTVYHFHDTSESAAVRRKGTTRDYEKLRPDAANLAAFLLHTKKRYPQKYQLIQESVRLVAPFFDDFKLRPEELAGDTVVQLEWSQRGSDYPFHPSQLSDGTLRFLCMATALLQPSPPATMLFDEPELGLHPYALGVLAGLLQQAATQRQVIVSTQSATLIDHFEPEDVVVVDRDEGASTFRRLDSHGLTEWLKQYSLGELWEKNVVEGGPVHE